Proteins from a genomic interval of Alphaproteobacteria bacterium:
- a CDS encoding BMP family ABC transporter substrate-binding protein, with protein sequence MKQKILFAFLFLVSFISSHVLSQNASAEEKTFSPAIVYGLGTKFDKSFNEAAYQGMEKFKQETGIAYKESETMNETHGEQYLRQLARRGSDIIVTTGFDQIKPVEKVAKEFPNVKFTLIDGVVDLPNVQSIVYKDHEGSFLVGAIAAMKSQTGKLGFVGGMDIPLIKRFSCGYIQGAKHVNKDVELFQNMVGTTQAAWADPTKAGELAISQFERGVDVIYAAAGRSGIGVLQAAADKGKFGIGVDSNQNYLYPGHVLTSMVKRIDLAAYRAVKDAHDGTWKAGLVSYGVKDDGVEWAYDEYNKSLFSEDMLATIKQLKQDIIDGKIQIVNYTETNSCPY encoded by the coding sequence ATGAAACAAAAAATTCTTTTCGCATTTTTATTCCTAGTATCCTTTATTTCTTCTCATGTGCTGAGTCAAAATGCTAGCGCAGAAGAAAAAACATTTTCACCAGCCATTGTCTATGGATTGGGCACAAAATTTGATAAGTCCTTTAATGAAGCTGCCTACCAAGGTATGGAAAAATTTAAACAAGAAACAGGTATCGCTTATAAAGAATCAGAGACCATGAATGAGACGCATGGTGAGCAATATCTAAGACAGCTTGCGCGTAGAGGGTCAGATATTATTGTGACAACGGGCTTTGATCAAATCAAACCGGTCGAAAAAGTTGCAAAAGAATTTCCGAATGTAAAATTTACATTGATTGATGGTGTTGTTGATCTGCCAAATGTGCAATCAATTGTTTATAAAGATCACGAAGGCTCTTTTCTTGTAGGTGCGATTGCAGCAATGAAGTCTCAAACAGGCAAGCTAGGCTTTGTCGGTGGTATGGATATTCCGCTCATCAAAAGATTTAGTTGTGGTTATATTCAAGGGGCCAAACACGTTAACAAAGATGTAGAGCTGTTCCAAAATATGGTTGGAACAACACAAGCTGCTTGGGCTGACCCAACAAAAGCTGGTGAGCTCGCCATTAGCCAGTTTGAGCGCGGTGTTGATGTGATTTATGCAGCAGCTGGCCGTTCAGGTATTGGTGTGTTGCAAGCTGCAGCAGACAAAGGAAAGTTTGGTATTGGTGTTGATAGTAATCAAAACTATCTCTACCCTGGACATGTTTTAACTTCAATGGTGAAAAGAATTGATTTGGCGGCCTATCGTGCAGTAAAGGATGCTCATGATGGCACATGGAAGGCCGGCCTTGTAAGTTATGGTGTTAAAGATGACGGTGTTGAATGGGCTTATGATGAGTACAATAAAAGTTTGTTTTCAGAAGATATGCTTGCGACGATTAAGCAGTTGAAGCAGGATATCATCGATGGGAAAATACAGATCGTCAATTATACAGAGACTAATAGCTGCCCATACTAG
- a CDS encoding LysE family transporter, giving the protein MDTIWFFLNGFLIGIAIAAPVGPIALLCIKRTLLHGGRIGISTGLGAATADSLYGTIAVLGISTIIDFINGHNLEFRIFGGFVLILLALHAYKADPHDITKSPDAKSSLSAFVSGFFLTLTNPLTLIAFLTAFAAFGIGGEDATKKDTITLIGGVLAGSSIWWLFLNSLILLCRKKVSARLVGIITKSSAIGILIIAMYVLITGILEFIAQL; this is encoded by the coding sequence ATGGATACGATTTGGTTTTTTTTAAATGGCTTTTTAATTGGAATTGCAATCGCAGCTCCGGTTGGTCCGATTGCCCTTCTCTGTATCAAACGAACACTTTTGCATGGTGGTCGCATCGGTATCTCTACAGGACTTGGCGCTGCAACGGCAGATAGCCTCTACGGGACCATTGCAGTCCTTGGCATCTCCACAATTATTGACTTTATTAACGGACATAATCTGGAGTTTCGAATTTTTGGTGGATTTGTTCTTATTCTCCTGGCACTTCATGCCTATAAGGCAGACCCACATGATATCACCAAAAGCCCAGATGCAAAATCTTCCCTTTCTGCTTTCGTGTCAGGATTTTTCCTCACGCTCACCAATCCTTTGACGCTCATTGCCTTTTTGACTGCCTTTGCAGCCTTTGGTATTGGCGGCGAAGATGCAACGAAGAAAGACACAATCACATTAATCGGGGGCGTTCTGGCAGGATCATCCATCTGGTGGCTTTTCTTAAATTCATTGATTCTTTTGTGTCGCAAAAAAGTATCTGCCAGACTTGTTGGCATCATCACCAAATCAAGCGCAATTGGTATCTTGATTATTGCAATGTATGTGCTCATCACAGGTATTTTGGAATTCATAGCACAATTATAA
- a CDS encoding peroxiredoxin, whose amino-acid sequence MLTIGDQMPEFRLKSVVSTNPKDAFKEITSQDYKAEWKVFFFWPKDFTFVCPTELVGFNDLYDSFKSRNTQLLGVSIDSEFVHHAWMVSRTDLSKLRYPLISDIRRELSTAFGVLDKKEGVALRATFIVDPDNVIRHVSVNDLSVGRNPAEILRILDALQTEGLCPCNWEKGQDTLKVA is encoded by the coding sequence ATGCTAACGATCGGTGATCAAATGCCTGAATTTAGGCTAAAATCTGTTGTCTCAACCAATCCAAAAGACGCATTTAAGGAAATCACAAGCCAAGATTACAAGGCGGAATGGAAAGTTTTTTTCTTTTGGCCAAAGGATTTTACATTTGTTTGTCCCACAGAGCTTGTTGGGTTTAATGATCTGTATGATTCTTTCAAATCAAGAAATACCCAATTGCTAGGTGTTTCTATTGATAGTGAATTTGTTCACCATGCTTGGATGGTCAGCAGAACAGATTTGTCAAAGCTAAGATATCCTTTGATATCAGATATTAGAAGAGAGTTGTCTACGGCATTTGGCGTGCTTGATAAAAAAGAAGGTGTTGCTTTAAGGGCGACTTTTATTGTGGACCCAGACAATGTCATCCGCCATGTGTCAGTTAATGACCTAAGCGTTGGTCGGAACCCTGCAGAAATTTTGCGGATTCTTGATGCGCTTCAAACAGAAGGTTTGTGCCCATGCAATTGGGAAAAAGGTCAAGATACTCTTAAAGTCGCTTAA
- a CDS encoding porin — MIKKNTPLFIMALSLTALSSYATANVMHPTDDGNRNAGHDFNLSIGGYIKSIAGFYDSKFINQNHRDFQTASQVYFTASKKAANGVEYNAFVELYTSTDSSINSSEAYITMKTDYGVVGFGDHQSPADRFTFYAPNLGFGQAVRSYNNVVGGFGQSINAEFEGFVDASSSSQIGPKALDSENSTRIYYLTPRVNGFRAGISYAPEFNSGESIIRTKKDGLTAATPSINGSAALNNALIDYVQPNQDGNRDPTLDNRGRGSPKAFFKNSFRDFIELGATCQKKFQEVTYRLSTTYVHADHKSGATAAGKRRDINAWSVGAQLDFGKDWRLGGSYVDNKGSGQLKSKKKQDRQAFNFGVVYEPGPLGLSANIITEDLGGSNKHGSGKYFAYGFGTTYQLAPGIMVGSDLVFYERKFGKDDISRFVVPSELKTSSSKSKGYVWLVGTQLNF; from the coding sequence ATGATCAAAAAAAATACACCATTGTTCATAATGGCACTCTCTTTAACAGCATTGTCATCATATGCAACTGCAAATGTCATGCATCCAACAGATGATGGCAATCGAAATGCCGGTCATGACTTCAATCTATCAATCGGTGGATATATAAAATCAATCGCTGGTTTTTATGATTCAAAGTTTATCAATCAAAATCACCGTGATTTTCAAACAGCTTCACAAGTTTATTTTACAGCAAGTAAAAAAGCGGCAAATGGTGTCGAATACAACGCATTCGTTGAATTGTACACCTCAACAGATAGCAGCATCAACAGTAGTGAAGCCTACATCACCATGAAAACAGACTACGGCGTTGTTGGCTTTGGCGACCACCAAAGTCCTGCTGATCGTTTTACTTTCTACGCTCCAAACTTAGGATTCGGTCAAGCTGTCAGAAGCTACAACAATGTTGTTGGCGGGTTCGGACAATCTATTAATGCTGAGTTTGAAGGATTTGTTGATGCGTCCAGCTCTTCACAAATTGGACCAAAAGCACTTGATAGTGAAAACTCAACCAGAATTTATTACCTCACACCACGTGTCAATGGGTTCAGGGCCGGTATTTCGTACGCTCCTGAATTTAACTCAGGCGAAAGCATTATCAGAACCAAGAAAGATGGCCTAACGGCTGCAACTCCATCAATCAACGGAAGCGCCGCACTTAACAATGCGCTCATCGATTATGTACAGCCAAACCAAGATGGAAATAGAGACCCAACGCTAGACAACCGTGGACGTGGTTCGCCAAAAGCTTTCTTCAAAAACTCTTTCAGAGATTTTATTGAGCTTGGGGCAACATGCCAAAAGAAATTTCAAGAAGTTACTTACAGACTCTCAACCACTTATGTTCACGCCGATCACAAATCTGGCGCAACCGCTGCTGGCAAACGCCGTGACATCAATGCCTGGAGCGTTGGCGCACAATTAGACTTTGGGAAAGACTGGCGTCTTGGCGGATCCTACGTTGACAACAAGGGATCTGGGCAACTCAAGTCAAAAAAGAAACAAGATCGTCAAGCTTTTAACTTTGGTGTTGTCTACGAGCCAGGACCGCTTGGCCTTTCAGCAAATATTATCACTGAAGACTTAGGTGGCAGCAACAAGCATGGATCAGGTAAATACTTTGCTTACGGTTTTGGTACAACTTACCAATTAGCACCAGGCATTATGGTTGGATCAGACCTTGTTTTCT